From Pristiophorus japonicus isolate sPriJap1 chromosome 1, sPriJap1.hap1, whole genome shotgun sequence, a single genomic window includes:
- the tshz1 gene encoding teashirt homolog 1 isoform X2 encodes MPRRKQQAPRRSAAYVPEEELKAAELDQDLHDEELSPGDDQEHEFMHTEEEECKEAPSYQNSPVSTPNNPDPGYGSPASDTSDHLTDLRSTSSKDGLEKEDGLAADNLQASRDSLAQMKAAYSNLLSNSYWTSLGLDLKSANQASASTSSNGSSRNGSSHNGNGGGAGYDWHQAALAKTLQQTSYGMMPEPSLFSTVQLYRQQSKLFGSVFTGASKFRCKDCSSAYDTLVELTVHMNETGHYRDDNRDKDANNPRKWSKPRKRSLMEMEGKEDAQKVLKCMYCGHSFESLQDLSVHMIKTKHYQKVPLKEPVPALASKLLPPNKRRVQHEAQPCSPESTLNPSGMAVGEAASAQKAANPYVTPNNRYGYQNGASYTWQFEARKAQILKCMECGSSHDTLQQLTAHMMVTGHFLKVTNSASKKGKQLVFDTVVEEKIQSIPLPPSTPTRIAPPTTQAKPETPPPPPLVVEQRKEYEEELLEENEKEREIKEEKDDSVEKFESTSQYQYLREEDLDESPKGGLDILKSLENTVTTAINKAQNGAPTWGGYSSIHAAYQLSGSIRPFQPTVQNVQLTPFYANSIKALSSEHLAAVEPSECQSPPPQKSNVHAMEELVEKVTGQMTIKPEEKPVEKEPVVTTFRTKTTCDSPSPSVKDPPKADNLECSTQLKKNGEGEEVIVKKETNLESPSPNGIECLKSTVSNGCNSMAIITDHSPESPFVNPLSALQSIMNTHLGKAAKPLSPSLDPLAMLYKISNSVLDKPIFPAAQVKQADIVDRYYYENNDQPIDLTKSKSNKKLISAMTETILSSSRENALLDISDMVKNLTGRLTPKSSTPSTVSEKSEADVSSFEDTLEDISPIHKRKGRQSNWNPQHLLILQAQFAASLRESSEGKYVMSDLNLHERVHISKFTGLSMTTISHWLANVKYQLRRTGGTKFLKNLDTGHPVFFCNDCASQFRTPSSYIGHLESHLGFSMKDLSKLSIEQIREQQAIAKVIPNKSLSSVGMSEEDISSTFQCKMCNRTFASKHAVKLHLSKTHGKSPEDHLLYVTEFEKQ; translated from the coding sequence CTTACGTTCCAGAGGAAGAGCTGAAGGCAGCAGAACTTGACCAAGACCTCCATGACGAGGAACTGTCTCCGGGAGATGACCAGGAGCATGAGTTTATGCACACAGAGGAAGAAGAATGCAAAGAGGCGCCCAGTTACCAGAATTCGCCCGTCAGCACGCCAAACAATCCGGACCCTGGCTACGGGTCACCCGCCAGCGACACCAGTGACCATCTGACCGACTTGCGAAGCACATCCTCCAAGGATGGGCTGGAGAAAGAGGATGGGCTGGCCGCGGACAACCTGCAAGCTTCGCGGGACAGCTTGGCTCAGATGAAGGCGGCCTACTCCAACCTCTTGAGCAACTCTTACTGGACCAGCCTCGGTCTTGACCTGAAGAGCGCCAACCAAGCGAGCGCCAGCACCAGCAGCAACGGCAGCAGCCGCAATGGCAGCAGCCACAACGGCAATGGCGGGGGAGCGGGCTATGACTGGCACCAGGCCGCATTGGCTAAAACTCTCCAGCAGACCTCTTACGGAATGATGCCCGAGCCCAGCCTGTTCAGCACGGTGCAGCTTTACCGGCAGCAGAGCAAGCTGTTTGGCTCCGTCTTCACTGGGGCCAGCAAGTTCCGGTGCAAGGACTGCAGCTCTGCCTACGACACCCTGGTGGAACTGACCGTGCACATGAACGAGACGGGACACTACCGCGACGACAACCGGGATAAAGATGCAAACAACCCTCGCAAGTGGTCCAAGCCCAGGAAACGCTCCCTCATGGAGATGGAGGGCAAGGAGGATGCACAGAAGGTATTGAAGTGCATGTACTGCGGACACTCCTTCGAGTCCTTGCAAGACCTCAGCGTCCATATGATCAAGACTAAGCATTACCAGAAAGTGCCTCTCAAAGAGCCAGTGCCAGCCCTCGCATCGAAGCTGCTGCCCCCCAACAAGAGAAGAGTCCAACACGAGGCTCAGCCTTGCTCGCCGGAGTCCACGCTGAATCCCTCGGGGATGGCAGTCGGCGAAGCGGCGTCTGCTCAGAAAGCTGCCAATCCCTACGTGACCCCCAACAACCGCTACGGCTACCAGAATGGCGCCAGCTACACATGGCAGTTTGAGGCCCGGAAAGCCCAGATACTGAAGTGCATGGAGTGTGGCAGCTCCCATGACACGTTGCAGCAGCTGACGGCTCACATGATGGTGACTGGCCATTTCTTAAAAGTCACCAACTCTGCCTCCAAGAAAGGGAAGCAGCTGGTTTTCGACACAGTGGTGGAGGAGAAAATCCAGTCGATACCCTTGCCGCCTTCCACTCCGACGAGAATTGCGCCGCCCACCACTCAAGCCAAGCCCGAAACTCCGCCGCCACCTCCGCTAGTTGTCGAGCAGAGGAAGGAGTATGAGGAAGAGCTGTTGGAAGAGaatgagaaggaaagagagataaaAGAGGAAAAGGACGATTCTGTGGAAAAGTTTGAGTCCACTTCACAGTACCAGTATCTCCGGGAAGAGGACCTGGATGAAAGTCCCAAAGGTGGACTGGATATACTGAAATCTCTAGAGAACACAGTCACCACTGCAATCAATAAAGCCCAGAATGGTGCACCTACCTGGGGGGGCTACTCTAGCATTCATGCTGCATATCAGCTTTCTGGGTCCATACGACCCTTTCAACCAACAGTGCAGAATGTTCAATTGACCCCATTCTATGCTAATAGCATAAAGGCCTTGTCTTCAGAGCATCTTGCAGCAGTGGAGCCTTCAGAGTGCCAATCGCCACCACCTCAAAAGAGCAATGTTCATGCTATGGAGGAACTTGTGGAGAAGGTAACGGGTCAAATGACCATAAAACCGGAAGAGAAACCGGTGGAGAAAGAGCCAGTGGTTACTACGTTCAGGACCAAAACAACATGTGATTCACCCTCGCCCAGCGTTAAGGACCCTCCCAAAGCTGACAACCTCGAATGTTCAACTCAGCTGAAGAAAAATGGTGAGGGGGAGGAAGTGATAGTGAAGAAGGAGACCAATTTAGAGAGCCCTTCCCCGAATGGGATAGAATGTTTAAAATCAACAGTTAGCAATGGTTGCAACAGTATGGCAATTATTACAGACCATTCACCTGAGTCGCCATTTGTCAATCCACTTAGTGCACTACAGTCAATTATGAACACACATTTGGGCAAGGCTGCCAAGCCCTTGAGCCCTAGCCTTGATCCATTGGCCATGCTGTACAAAATAAGCAATAGTGTGCTAGACAAGCCCATATTTCCTGCCGCTCAGGTCAAACAAGCAGATATTGTAGATCGGTACTACTACGAAAACAATGATCAGCCAATAGACTTAACAAAATCCAAAAGCAACAAGAAGCTCATTTCAGCCATGACAGAAACAATACTCTCCTCATCGCGGGAAAATGCATTATTGGACATATCCGACATGGTCAAGAACCTCACGGGGCGATTGACACCCAAGTCGTCGACCCCGTCAACTGTCTCAGAAAAGTCTGAAGCAGATGTAAGTAGCTTTGAGGATACCTTAGAAGACATATCTCCAATACATAAAAGAAAGGGCAGACAATCTAACTGGAACCCTCAGCACCTTCTGATACTCCAAGCTCAGTTTGCAGCGAGCTTGCGGGAGTCCTCTGAAGGCAAATATGTTATGTCGGACCTAAACCTACATGAGCGGGTGCACATTTCAAAGTTTACTGGTCTCTCCATGACCACGATAAGCCATTGGCTGGCCAATGTAAAATATCAATTGAGAAGGACAGGTGGAACTAAATTCCTGAAGAACTTAGACACAGGTCACCCGGTTTTCTTCTGTAATGATTGTGCCTCTCAGTTTAGGACTCCTTCCAGCTACATAGGCCATTTGGAATCTCACTTAGGATTTTCTATGAAGGATCTCTCGAAGTTGTCAATAGAGCAGATTCGGGAACAACAGGCAATTGCGAAGGTCATACCAAATAAGTCACTGAGTTCAGTTGGGATGTCAGAGGAGGACATAAGCTCTACATTCCAGTGTAAAATGTGCAACCGAACTTTTGCAAGCAAACATGCGGTCAAACTGCACCTTAGCAAAACACATGGCAAGTCTCCAGAGGACCATCTGTTATATGTAACTGAATTTGAAAAACAATAG
- the tshz1 gene encoding teashirt homolog 1 isoform X1 — translation MTFGILNQNAGFTVSLLFLMGHLFDVWKTCLCWVAYEENSVLQGKKGFIKLAAYVPEEELKAAELDQDLHDEELSPGDDQEHEFMHTEEEECKEAPSYQNSPVSTPNNPDPGYGSPASDTSDHLTDLRSTSSKDGLEKEDGLAADNLQASRDSLAQMKAAYSNLLSNSYWTSLGLDLKSANQASASTSSNGSSRNGSSHNGNGGGAGYDWHQAALAKTLQQTSYGMMPEPSLFSTVQLYRQQSKLFGSVFTGASKFRCKDCSSAYDTLVELTVHMNETGHYRDDNRDKDANNPRKWSKPRKRSLMEMEGKEDAQKVLKCMYCGHSFESLQDLSVHMIKTKHYQKVPLKEPVPALASKLLPPNKRRVQHEAQPCSPESTLNPSGMAVGEAASAQKAANPYVTPNNRYGYQNGASYTWQFEARKAQILKCMECGSSHDTLQQLTAHMMVTGHFLKVTNSASKKGKQLVFDTVVEEKIQSIPLPPSTPTRIAPPTTQAKPETPPPPPLVVEQRKEYEEELLEENEKEREIKEEKDDSVEKFESTSQYQYLREEDLDESPKGGLDILKSLENTVTTAINKAQNGAPTWGGYSSIHAAYQLSGSIRPFQPTVQNVQLTPFYANSIKALSSEHLAAVEPSECQSPPPQKSNVHAMEELVEKVTGQMTIKPEEKPVEKEPVVTTFRTKTTCDSPSPSVKDPPKADNLECSTQLKKNGEGEEVIVKKETNLESPSPNGIECLKSTVSNGCNSMAIITDHSPESPFVNPLSALQSIMNTHLGKAAKPLSPSLDPLAMLYKISNSVLDKPIFPAAQVKQADIVDRYYYENNDQPIDLTKSKSNKKLISAMTETILSSSRENALLDISDMVKNLTGRLTPKSSTPSTVSEKSEADVSSFEDTLEDISPIHKRKGRQSNWNPQHLLILQAQFAASLRESSEGKYVMSDLNLHERVHISKFTGLSMTTISHWLANVKYQLRRTGGTKFLKNLDTGHPVFFCNDCASQFRTPSSYIGHLESHLGFSMKDLSKLSIEQIREQQAIAKVIPNKSLSSVGMSEEDISSTFQCKMCNRTFASKHAVKLHLSKTHGKSPEDHLLYVTEFEKQ, via the coding sequence CTTACGTTCCAGAGGAAGAGCTGAAGGCAGCAGAACTTGACCAAGACCTCCATGACGAGGAACTGTCTCCGGGAGATGACCAGGAGCATGAGTTTATGCACACAGAGGAAGAAGAATGCAAAGAGGCGCCCAGTTACCAGAATTCGCCCGTCAGCACGCCAAACAATCCGGACCCTGGCTACGGGTCACCCGCCAGCGACACCAGTGACCATCTGACCGACTTGCGAAGCACATCCTCCAAGGATGGGCTGGAGAAAGAGGATGGGCTGGCCGCGGACAACCTGCAAGCTTCGCGGGACAGCTTGGCTCAGATGAAGGCGGCCTACTCCAACCTCTTGAGCAACTCTTACTGGACCAGCCTCGGTCTTGACCTGAAGAGCGCCAACCAAGCGAGCGCCAGCACCAGCAGCAACGGCAGCAGCCGCAATGGCAGCAGCCACAACGGCAATGGCGGGGGAGCGGGCTATGACTGGCACCAGGCCGCATTGGCTAAAACTCTCCAGCAGACCTCTTACGGAATGATGCCCGAGCCCAGCCTGTTCAGCACGGTGCAGCTTTACCGGCAGCAGAGCAAGCTGTTTGGCTCCGTCTTCACTGGGGCCAGCAAGTTCCGGTGCAAGGACTGCAGCTCTGCCTACGACACCCTGGTGGAACTGACCGTGCACATGAACGAGACGGGACACTACCGCGACGACAACCGGGATAAAGATGCAAACAACCCTCGCAAGTGGTCCAAGCCCAGGAAACGCTCCCTCATGGAGATGGAGGGCAAGGAGGATGCACAGAAGGTATTGAAGTGCATGTACTGCGGACACTCCTTCGAGTCCTTGCAAGACCTCAGCGTCCATATGATCAAGACTAAGCATTACCAGAAAGTGCCTCTCAAAGAGCCAGTGCCAGCCCTCGCATCGAAGCTGCTGCCCCCCAACAAGAGAAGAGTCCAACACGAGGCTCAGCCTTGCTCGCCGGAGTCCACGCTGAATCCCTCGGGGATGGCAGTCGGCGAAGCGGCGTCTGCTCAGAAAGCTGCCAATCCCTACGTGACCCCCAACAACCGCTACGGCTACCAGAATGGCGCCAGCTACACATGGCAGTTTGAGGCCCGGAAAGCCCAGATACTGAAGTGCATGGAGTGTGGCAGCTCCCATGACACGTTGCAGCAGCTGACGGCTCACATGATGGTGACTGGCCATTTCTTAAAAGTCACCAACTCTGCCTCCAAGAAAGGGAAGCAGCTGGTTTTCGACACAGTGGTGGAGGAGAAAATCCAGTCGATACCCTTGCCGCCTTCCACTCCGACGAGAATTGCGCCGCCCACCACTCAAGCCAAGCCCGAAACTCCGCCGCCACCTCCGCTAGTTGTCGAGCAGAGGAAGGAGTATGAGGAAGAGCTGTTGGAAGAGaatgagaaggaaagagagataaaAGAGGAAAAGGACGATTCTGTGGAAAAGTTTGAGTCCACTTCACAGTACCAGTATCTCCGGGAAGAGGACCTGGATGAAAGTCCCAAAGGTGGACTGGATATACTGAAATCTCTAGAGAACACAGTCACCACTGCAATCAATAAAGCCCAGAATGGTGCACCTACCTGGGGGGGCTACTCTAGCATTCATGCTGCATATCAGCTTTCTGGGTCCATACGACCCTTTCAACCAACAGTGCAGAATGTTCAATTGACCCCATTCTATGCTAATAGCATAAAGGCCTTGTCTTCAGAGCATCTTGCAGCAGTGGAGCCTTCAGAGTGCCAATCGCCACCACCTCAAAAGAGCAATGTTCATGCTATGGAGGAACTTGTGGAGAAGGTAACGGGTCAAATGACCATAAAACCGGAAGAGAAACCGGTGGAGAAAGAGCCAGTGGTTACTACGTTCAGGACCAAAACAACATGTGATTCACCCTCGCCCAGCGTTAAGGACCCTCCCAAAGCTGACAACCTCGAATGTTCAACTCAGCTGAAGAAAAATGGTGAGGGGGAGGAAGTGATAGTGAAGAAGGAGACCAATTTAGAGAGCCCTTCCCCGAATGGGATAGAATGTTTAAAATCAACAGTTAGCAATGGTTGCAACAGTATGGCAATTATTACAGACCATTCACCTGAGTCGCCATTTGTCAATCCACTTAGTGCACTACAGTCAATTATGAACACACATTTGGGCAAGGCTGCCAAGCCCTTGAGCCCTAGCCTTGATCCATTGGCCATGCTGTACAAAATAAGCAATAGTGTGCTAGACAAGCCCATATTTCCTGCCGCTCAGGTCAAACAAGCAGATATTGTAGATCGGTACTACTACGAAAACAATGATCAGCCAATAGACTTAACAAAATCCAAAAGCAACAAGAAGCTCATTTCAGCCATGACAGAAACAATACTCTCCTCATCGCGGGAAAATGCATTATTGGACATATCCGACATGGTCAAGAACCTCACGGGGCGATTGACACCCAAGTCGTCGACCCCGTCAACTGTCTCAGAAAAGTCTGAAGCAGATGTAAGTAGCTTTGAGGATACCTTAGAAGACATATCTCCAATACATAAAAGAAAGGGCAGACAATCTAACTGGAACCCTCAGCACCTTCTGATACTCCAAGCTCAGTTTGCAGCGAGCTTGCGGGAGTCCTCTGAAGGCAAATATGTTATGTCGGACCTAAACCTACATGAGCGGGTGCACATTTCAAAGTTTACTGGTCTCTCCATGACCACGATAAGCCATTGGCTGGCCAATGTAAAATATCAATTGAGAAGGACAGGTGGAACTAAATTCCTGAAGAACTTAGACACAGGTCACCCGGTTTTCTTCTGTAATGATTGTGCCTCTCAGTTTAGGACTCCTTCCAGCTACATAGGCCATTTGGAATCTCACTTAGGATTTTCTATGAAGGATCTCTCGAAGTTGTCAATAGAGCAGATTCGGGAACAACAGGCAATTGCGAAGGTCATACCAAATAAGTCACTGAGTTCAGTTGGGATGTCAGAGGAGGACATAAGCTCTACATTCCAGTGTAAAATGTGCAACCGAACTTTTGCAAGCAAACATGCGGTCAAACTGCACCTTAGCAAAACACATGGCAAGTCTCCAGAGGACCATCTGTTATATGTAACTGAATTTGAAAAACAATAG
- the tshz1 gene encoding teashirt homolog 1 isoform X3 gives MHTEEEECKEAPSYQNSPVSTPNNPDPGYGSPASDTSDHLTDLRSTSSKDGLEKEDGLAADNLQASRDSLAQMKAAYSNLLSNSYWTSLGLDLKSANQASASTSSNGSSRNGSSHNGNGGGAGYDWHQAALAKTLQQTSYGMMPEPSLFSTVQLYRQQSKLFGSVFTGASKFRCKDCSSAYDTLVELTVHMNETGHYRDDNRDKDANNPRKWSKPRKRSLMEMEGKEDAQKVLKCMYCGHSFESLQDLSVHMIKTKHYQKVPLKEPVPALASKLLPPNKRRVQHEAQPCSPESTLNPSGMAVGEAASAQKAANPYVTPNNRYGYQNGASYTWQFEARKAQILKCMECGSSHDTLQQLTAHMMVTGHFLKVTNSASKKGKQLVFDTVVEEKIQSIPLPPSTPTRIAPPTTQAKPETPPPPPLVVEQRKEYEEELLEENEKEREIKEEKDDSVEKFESTSQYQYLREEDLDESPKGGLDILKSLENTVTTAINKAQNGAPTWGGYSSIHAAYQLSGSIRPFQPTVQNVQLTPFYANSIKALSSEHLAAVEPSECQSPPPQKSNVHAMEELVEKVTGQMTIKPEEKPVEKEPVVTTFRTKTTCDSPSPSVKDPPKADNLECSTQLKKNGEGEEVIVKKETNLESPSPNGIECLKSTVSNGCNSMAIITDHSPESPFVNPLSALQSIMNTHLGKAAKPLSPSLDPLAMLYKISNSVLDKPIFPAAQVKQADIVDRYYYENNDQPIDLTKSKSNKKLISAMTETILSSSRENALLDISDMVKNLTGRLTPKSSTPSTVSEKSEADVSSFEDTLEDISPIHKRKGRQSNWNPQHLLILQAQFAASLRESSEGKYVMSDLNLHERVHISKFTGLSMTTISHWLANVKYQLRRTGGTKFLKNLDTGHPVFFCNDCASQFRTPSSYIGHLESHLGFSMKDLSKLSIEQIREQQAIAKVIPNKSLSSVGMSEEDISSTFQCKMCNRTFASKHAVKLHLSKTHGKSPEDHLLYVTEFEKQ, from the coding sequence ATGCACACAGAGGAAGAAGAATGCAAAGAGGCGCCCAGTTACCAGAATTCGCCCGTCAGCACGCCAAACAATCCGGACCCTGGCTACGGGTCACCCGCCAGCGACACCAGTGACCATCTGACCGACTTGCGAAGCACATCCTCCAAGGATGGGCTGGAGAAAGAGGATGGGCTGGCCGCGGACAACCTGCAAGCTTCGCGGGACAGCTTGGCTCAGATGAAGGCGGCCTACTCCAACCTCTTGAGCAACTCTTACTGGACCAGCCTCGGTCTTGACCTGAAGAGCGCCAACCAAGCGAGCGCCAGCACCAGCAGCAACGGCAGCAGCCGCAATGGCAGCAGCCACAACGGCAATGGCGGGGGAGCGGGCTATGACTGGCACCAGGCCGCATTGGCTAAAACTCTCCAGCAGACCTCTTACGGAATGATGCCCGAGCCCAGCCTGTTCAGCACGGTGCAGCTTTACCGGCAGCAGAGCAAGCTGTTTGGCTCCGTCTTCACTGGGGCCAGCAAGTTCCGGTGCAAGGACTGCAGCTCTGCCTACGACACCCTGGTGGAACTGACCGTGCACATGAACGAGACGGGACACTACCGCGACGACAACCGGGATAAAGATGCAAACAACCCTCGCAAGTGGTCCAAGCCCAGGAAACGCTCCCTCATGGAGATGGAGGGCAAGGAGGATGCACAGAAGGTATTGAAGTGCATGTACTGCGGACACTCCTTCGAGTCCTTGCAAGACCTCAGCGTCCATATGATCAAGACTAAGCATTACCAGAAAGTGCCTCTCAAAGAGCCAGTGCCAGCCCTCGCATCGAAGCTGCTGCCCCCCAACAAGAGAAGAGTCCAACACGAGGCTCAGCCTTGCTCGCCGGAGTCCACGCTGAATCCCTCGGGGATGGCAGTCGGCGAAGCGGCGTCTGCTCAGAAAGCTGCCAATCCCTACGTGACCCCCAACAACCGCTACGGCTACCAGAATGGCGCCAGCTACACATGGCAGTTTGAGGCCCGGAAAGCCCAGATACTGAAGTGCATGGAGTGTGGCAGCTCCCATGACACGTTGCAGCAGCTGACGGCTCACATGATGGTGACTGGCCATTTCTTAAAAGTCACCAACTCTGCCTCCAAGAAAGGGAAGCAGCTGGTTTTCGACACAGTGGTGGAGGAGAAAATCCAGTCGATACCCTTGCCGCCTTCCACTCCGACGAGAATTGCGCCGCCCACCACTCAAGCCAAGCCCGAAACTCCGCCGCCACCTCCGCTAGTTGTCGAGCAGAGGAAGGAGTATGAGGAAGAGCTGTTGGAAGAGaatgagaaggaaagagagataaaAGAGGAAAAGGACGATTCTGTGGAAAAGTTTGAGTCCACTTCACAGTACCAGTATCTCCGGGAAGAGGACCTGGATGAAAGTCCCAAAGGTGGACTGGATATACTGAAATCTCTAGAGAACACAGTCACCACTGCAATCAATAAAGCCCAGAATGGTGCACCTACCTGGGGGGGCTACTCTAGCATTCATGCTGCATATCAGCTTTCTGGGTCCATACGACCCTTTCAACCAACAGTGCAGAATGTTCAATTGACCCCATTCTATGCTAATAGCATAAAGGCCTTGTCTTCAGAGCATCTTGCAGCAGTGGAGCCTTCAGAGTGCCAATCGCCACCACCTCAAAAGAGCAATGTTCATGCTATGGAGGAACTTGTGGAGAAGGTAACGGGTCAAATGACCATAAAACCGGAAGAGAAACCGGTGGAGAAAGAGCCAGTGGTTACTACGTTCAGGACCAAAACAACATGTGATTCACCCTCGCCCAGCGTTAAGGACCCTCCCAAAGCTGACAACCTCGAATGTTCAACTCAGCTGAAGAAAAATGGTGAGGGGGAGGAAGTGATAGTGAAGAAGGAGACCAATTTAGAGAGCCCTTCCCCGAATGGGATAGAATGTTTAAAATCAACAGTTAGCAATGGTTGCAACAGTATGGCAATTATTACAGACCATTCACCTGAGTCGCCATTTGTCAATCCACTTAGTGCACTACAGTCAATTATGAACACACATTTGGGCAAGGCTGCCAAGCCCTTGAGCCCTAGCCTTGATCCATTGGCCATGCTGTACAAAATAAGCAATAGTGTGCTAGACAAGCCCATATTTCCTGCCGCTCAGGTCAAACAAGCAGATATTGTAGATCGGTACTACTACGAAAACAATGATCAGCCAATAGACTTAACAAAATCCAAAAGCAACAAGAAGCTCATTTCAGCCATGACAGAAACAATACTCTCCTCATCGCGGGAAAATGCATTATTGGACATATCCGACATGGTCAAGAACCTCACGGGGCGATTGACACCCAAGTCGTCGACCCCGTCAACTGTCTCAGAAAAGTCTGAAGCAGATGTAAGTAGCTTTGAGGATACCTTAGAAGACATATCTCCAATACATAAAAGAAAGGGCAGACAATCTAACTGGAACCCTCAGCACCTTCTGATACTCCAAGCTCAGTTTGCAGCGAGCTTGCGGGAGTCCTCTGAAGGCAAATATGTTATGTCGGACCTAAACCTACATGAGCGGGTGCACATTTCAAAGTTTACTGGTCTCTCCATGACCACGATAAGCCATTGGCTGGCCAATGTAAAATATCAATTGAGAAGGACAGGTGGAACTAAATTCCTGAAGAACTTAGACACAGGTCACCCGGTTTTCTTCTGTAATGATTGTGCCTCTCAGTTTAGGACTCCTTCCAGCTACATAGGCCATTTGGAATCTCACTTAGGATTTTCTATGAAGGATCTCTCGAAGTTGTCAATAGAGCAGATTCGGGAACAACAGGCAATTGCGAAGGTCATACCAAATAAGTCACTGAGTTCAGTTGGGATGTCAGAGGAGGACATAAGCTCTACATTCCAGTGTAAAATGTGCAACCGAACTTTTGCAAGCAAACATGCGGTCAAACTGCACCTTAGCAAAACACATGGCAAGTCTCCAGAGGACCATCTGTTATATGTAACTGAATTTGAAAAACAATAG